One segment of Micromonospora parathelypteridis DNA contains the following:
- a CDS encoding FGGY family carbohydrate kinase — protein sequence MNILALDLGTSSVRGLVLDADTRPLPGALARRKIDLAIGDDGTGTLSGPGYLASLVDCLDELADAGHLHEVDLVAVSAQWHSVLPLDRDGEPLGPVITWLDTRPAPVGGTAGPSDPDGFHQRTGCWWHRSYWSMRLPWLRERSGTPIARFVGLPEYVLGELLESAPMSISQASGTGLLDLSTLRWDEEALTLAGARPQDLPPLGELDWHGRLRAEKARRWPQLARARWSPPVGDGGASNVGSGCVDPSRAAVTVGTSAAVRLMQRIPAGEPMPRLPERLWRYRVDHDHVVTGAAYASGGNLFAWADRELRLPQGAELDAALALVPAGGGRPADPRFGGDRPPGLAPAGTGRLGGLSFSTTSVDILAGLMQGLCELVAEDLAVLESTIDKPVGVVLGGGAVAASMWWRQAFAAALAPRPVSHQRNPEIGATGAALVALGRFGDAVDLADIGRTDELVLPTTAGRPHPQYPS from the coding sequence ATGAACATTCTCGCGCTCGACCTGGGCACCTCCTCGGTACGCGGGCTGGTGCTGGACGCGGACACCCGACCGTTGCCCGGCGCCCTGGCCCGGCGCAAGATCGACCTTGCCATCGGCGACGACGGCACCGGCACGCTGTCCGGTCCCGGCTATCTCGCCTCCCTGGTCGACTGCCTGGACGAGCTGGCCGACGCGGGGCACCTGCACGAGGTCGACCTGGTGGCGGTCTCCGCCCAGTGGCACTCGGTGCTCCCACTCGACCGCGACGGCGAACCGCTCGGCCCGGTGATCACCTGGCTGGACACCCGGCCCGCGCCGGTCGGCGGCACGGCGGGGCCGAGCGACCCGGACGGTTTCCACCAGCGCACCGGCTGCTGGTGGCACCGCTCGTACTGGTCGATGCGGTTGCCCTGGTTGCGCGAACGGTCGGGCACACCGATCGCCCGGTTCGTCGGCCTGCCCGAGTACGTGCTGGGCGAGCTGCTCGAGTCGGCGCCCATGTCGATTTCCCAGGCATCCGGGACCGGTCTGCTGGATCTGAGCACCCTGCGTTGGGACGAGGAGGCGCTGACGTTGGCCGGGGCGCGGCCGCAGGACCTGCCGCCCCTCGGTGAGCTGGACTGGCACGGCCGGCTCCGGGCCGAGAAGGCCCGCCGTTGGCCGCAGCTGGCGCGGGCCCGGTGGTCGCCGCCGGTGGGTGACGGCGGGGCGTCGAATGTCGGCTCGGGCTGCGTCGACCCGAGCCGGGCCGCGGTCACCGTCGGCACCTCCGCCGCCGTACGGCTGATGCAGCGGATCCCGGCCGGCGAACCGATGCCTCGGCTCCCCGAGCGGCTGTGGCGTTACCGGGTCGACCACGACCACGTGGTGACCGGTGCGGCGTACGCCAGTGGGGGCAACCTGTTCGCCTGGGCGGACCGGGAGTTGCGGTTGCCCCAGGGGGCGGAGCTGGACGCGGCGCTGGCGCTGGTGCCGGCGGGCGGTGGCCGACCGGCCGACCCCCGCTTCGGTGGCGACCGGCCGCCCGGCCTGGCGCCGGCGGGCACCGGCCGGCTCGGTGGCCTCAGCTTCAGCACCACCTCCGTGGACATTCTGGCCGGGCTGATGCAGGGGCTGTGTGAGCTGGTCGCCGAGGATCTCGCGGTGCTGGAGTCCACGATCGACAAGCCGGTCGGCGTGGTGCTGGGTGGGGGCGCGGTGGCAGCCTCCATGTGGTGGCGGCAGGCCTTCGCCGCCGCGCTCGCACCGCGACCGGTGTCGCACCAACGCAACCCGGAGATCGGCGCCACCGGCGCGGCACTGGTGGCGCTGGGTCGGTTCGGTGACGCGGTCGACCTCGCCGACATCGGCCGGACGGACGAGCTGGTTCTGCCGACCACGGCAGGACGTCCCCACCCGCAGTATCCTTCCTGA
- a CDS encoding anthranilate synthase family protein encodes MTHLTDLLAAVADGVDPGPFALLRRDGADELELFTGPVDTVERLADIPLTPGTPGARTLALVPYRQITERGFACVDDGAPLECLRVREHQRIALADALATLPDEPVRTVDAAFDISDEEYARTVQRVLAEEIGRGEGANFVIHRALHATVQGPPLVAALAALRRLLVAERGAYWTFVVHTGTRTLVGASPERHVSVDDGLVMMNPISGTFRSAGGTADRAALLRFLAEEKEVEELYMVLDEELKMMATVAEHGGQVIGPYLKEMSHLAHTEYLLAGRGTRDVREVLRETMFAPTVTGSPMENACRVIARHERRGRGYYAGVLALLGHDEAGRQTLDAPILIRTAEISPTGRLRVPVGATLVRHSTAAGEVAETHAKAAGVLAALGLGPAAPAGGRGPVARLADDPAVREALAARNAPLARFWLDQRAPDAPGLPGLVGRRALIVDNEDTFTGMLAHQLGALGLTVTLRPWHVGGPVDAYDLVVAGPGPGDPGSLDEPKMVALRSLLAGQLATGRPTLAVCLGHQVLAGLLGLPLHRRETTYQGLQREVSLFGRTRRVGFYSTFTARAEADRLVTAYGPVELARDAGDGAVHALRGSGFAGVQFHPESVLSPDGIEVLTELLSDLLPAPRADELSAAGGHA; translated from the coding sequence ATGACCCACCTGACCGACCTGCTCGCCGCCGTCGCCGACGGCGTCGACCCTGGCCCCTTCGCGCTGCTGCGCCGCGACGGCGCGGACGAACTCGAGCTGTTCACCGGCCCGGTCGACACCGTCGAGCGGCTCGCGGACATCCCGCTGACGCCGGGCACCCCCGGGGCACGGACGCTGGCCCTGGTGCCGTACCGGCAGATCACCGAACGCGGGTTTGCCTGCGTCGACGACGGCGCTCCGCTGGAGTGCCTGCGGGTCCGCGAGCATCAGCGGATCGCGCTGGCTGACGCTCTGGCCACGCTGCCCGACGAACCGGTCCGCACCGTCGATGCCGCCTTCGACATCAGCGACGAGGAGTACGCGCGGACGGTGCAGCGGGTGCTCGCCGAGGAGATCGGCCGCGGCGAGGGCGCGAACTTCGTCATCCACCGCGCCCTGCACGCCACCGTGCAGGGCCCACCGCTGGTTGCCGCGCTGGCCGCGCTGCGCCGGCTGCTGGTCGCCGAGCGCGGCGCGTACTGGACGTTCGTGGTGCACACCGGCACGCGGACGCTTGTCGGTGCCAGCCCGGAGCGGCACGTCAGCGTCGACGACGGGCTGGTGATGATGAACCCGATCAGCGGCACCTTCCGCAGCGCCGGTGGCACCGCGGACCGGGCGGCGCTGCTGCGCTTCCTTGCCGAGGAGAAGGAGGTCGAGGAGCTGTACATGGTCCTCGACGAGGAGTTGAAGATGATGGCCACCGTCGCCGAACACGGCGGCCAGGTGATCGGTCCGTACCTGAAGGAGATGTCGCACCTGGCGCACACCGAGTACCTGCTCGCCGGGCGGGGAACCCGTGACGTGCGGGAGGTGCTGCGCGAGACGATGTTCGCCCCCACCGTCACGGGCAGCCCGATGGAGAACGCCTGCCGGGTGATCGCCCGGCATGAGCGCCGGGGCCGGGGCTACTACGCGGGCGTGCTGGCCCTGCTCGGCCACGACGAGGCTGGCCGGCAGACACTCGACGCGCCGATCCTGATCCGTACCGCCGAGATCTCACCCACCGGCCGGCTGCGGGTGCCGGTGGGAGCCACCCTCGTCCGACACTCGACGGCTGCCGGCGAGGTGGCCGAGACGCACGCCAAGGCGGCCGGTGTGCTGGCCGCGCTCGGCCTCGGGCCGGCGGCCCCCGCCGGCGGCCGCGGGCCGGTCGCGCGACTGGCCGACGACCCGGCGGTACGCGAGGCGCTGGCCGCCCGCAACGCACCGCTGGCCCGGTTCTGGCTGGACCAGCGGGCACCGGACGCGCCGGGGTTGCCCGGGCTGGTCGGTCGGCGGGCTCTGATCGTGGACAACGAGGACACCTTCACCGGGATGCTGGCTCACCAACTGGGCGCTCTGGGGCTCACGGTCACGCTGCGGCCGTGGCACGTCGGCGGCCCGGTCGACGCGTACGACCTGGTGGTGGCCGGTCCCGGGCCGGGTGACCCGGGCAGCCTGGACGAGCCGAAGATGGTGGCGCTGCGGAGCCTGCTGGCCGGGCAGCTGGCGACCGGCCGGCCGACCCTCGCGGTCTGCCTCGGCCATCAGGTCCTCGCCGGGCTGCTGGGGCTGCCGCTGCACCGCCGGGAGACGACCTATCAGGGGTTGCAGCGGGAGGTGTCGCTGTTCGGCAGGACCCGGCGGGTCGGGTTCTACTCGACGTTCACCGCCCGCGCCGAGGCGGACCGGCTGGTTACCGCGTACGGGCCGGTGGAGCTGGCTCGGGACGCCGGCGACGGCGCCGTGCACGCCCTACGCGGGAGCGGCTTCGCCGGGGTGCAGTTCCACCCGGAGTCGGTGCTCAGCCCGGACGGGATCGAGGTGCTGACCGAGTTGTTGAGCGACCTGCTGCCGGCGCCGCGCGCCGACGAGCTGTCCGCCGCGGGCGGACACGCATAG
- the wrbA gene encoding NAD(P)H:quinone oxidoreductase, translated as MAAQTKVAVIYYSATGTTYQMAQAVCEAAGDAGADVRLRKVHELAPDEAIRSNSGWHAHHLETQDVPEAMLDDLSWADVVILGAPTRYGIIAAQLKQFIDTSGPLWAQGALANKVYAGFTSSGTLHGGQETTLTSLFNVFYHWGGIVVTPGYTDTSQFIAGNPYGASHTSNNGEIAPDSVALEACALTARRAVLIGTALKAGMAG; from the coding sequence ATGGCTGCCCAGACCAAGGTAGCGGTGATCTATTACAGCGCCACCGGCACCACGTACCAGATGGCGCAGGCCGTGTGCGAAGCCGCCGGGGATGCCGGCGCCGACGTGCGCCTGCGCAAGGTGCACGAGTTGGCGCCGGACGAGGCGATCCGCTCCAACTCCGGCTGGCATGCGCACCACCTGGAGACCCAGGATGTGCCCGAGGCGATGCTCGACGACCTGTCCTGGGCCGACGTCGTGATCCTCGGCGCGCCGACCCGGTACGGGATCATCGCCGCTCAGCTGAAGCAGTTCATCGACACTTCCGGCCCGCTCTGGGCGCAGGGAGCGCTGGCCAACAAGGTCTACGCGGGCTTCACCTCCTCCGGGACCCTGCACGGGGGGCAGGAGACCACGTTGACCTCGCTCTTCAACGTCTTCTACCACTGGGGCGGCATCGTGGTCACCCCCGGATACACCGATACCAGCCAGTTCATCGCCGGCAACCCGTACGGCGCTTCGCACACGAGCAACAACGGGGAGATCGCCCCGGACTCGGTGGCACTCGAAGCCTGCGCCCTCACCGCCCGGCGGGCGGTGCTGATCGGGACCGCGCTGAAGGCGGGCATGGCCGGGTGA
- a CDS encoding DUF3037 domain-containing protein yields MRHPFEYALIRLVPRIERGEQINVGVLLYCQQRDFLAARTHLDADRVRALAPDVDLPEVAAVLGSWDRTCSGDGPATRMRLGERFHWLAAPRSTMIQTGPVHTGLTVDPAAELDRLMAALVH; encoded by the coding sequence ATGAGGCACCCGTTCGAGTACGCGCTGATCCGGCTGGTGCCCCGCATCGAGCGCGGCGAGCAGATCAACGTCGGGGTGCTGCTCTACTGTCAGCAGCGCGACTTCCTGGCCGCGCGTACACACCTGGACGCCGACCGGGTCCGCGCGCTGGCGCCCGACGTCGACCTGCCGGAGGTGGCGGCGGTGCTCGGCTCCTGGGACCGGACCTGCTCCGGCGACGGGCCGGCGACCCGGATGCGGCTCGGCGAGCGGTTCCACTGGTTGGCCGCGCCGCGCAGCACGATGATCCAGACCGGCCCGGTGCACACCGGCCTCACGGTCGACCCGGCGGCCGAGCTGGACCGACTGATGGCGGCCCTGGTCCACTGA
- a CDS encoding HipA family kinase translates to MLRQVTAIRYVTPLREGGSLPGVVEADDLGTYVAKFRGAGQGPKALIAEVICGELARRLELRVPPLVVLDIDPVIGRAEPDQEVQELLRNSGGANLGMDFLPGALGFDPLAHPVDPALASRVLWFDAYVENVDRSWRNPNLLVWHRELWLIDHGASLYFHHNWPRAANAVHRAYRADDHVLAPYASRLAEADAELAPRVTPELLTEVLALVPAEWLTAADFDSADAARAAYLEHLSARMTRTADWLPQGSAA, encoded by the coding sequence GTGCTCCGCCAGGTCACCGCGATCCGATACGTCACCCCGCTGCGCGAGGGTGGGTCGCTGCCTGGCGTGGTGGAGGCCGACGACCTGGGCACGTACGTGGCGAAGTTCCGGGGTGCCGGCCAAGGGCCCAAGGCGCTGATCGCCGAGGTGATCTGCGGCGAGCTGGCCCGCCGGCTGGAGCTGCGGGTGCCCCCGCTGGTCGTGCTCGACATCGACCCCGTGATCGGGCGAGCCGAGCCCGACCAGGAGGTGCAAGAGCTGCTGCGTAACAGCGGAGGCGCCAACCTGGGGATGGACTTCCTGCCCGGGGCGCTGGGTTTCGACCCGCTGGCGCACCCCGTCGACCCGGCGCTGGCCTCCCGGGTGCTCTGGTTCGACGCGTACGTGGAGAACGTCGACCGGAGCTGGCGCAACCCGAACCTGCTGGTCTGGCACCGGGAGTTGTGGCTGATCGACCACGGGGCCTCGCTCTACTTCCACCACAACTGGCCGCGTGCGGCCAATGCCGTGCACCGGGCGTACCGCGCCGACGACCACGTGCTGGCCCCGTACGCCTCCCGGCTGGCCGAGGCCGACGCGGAGTTGGCGCCGAGGGTCACCCCCGAACTGCTCACCGAGGTGCTGGCGCTGGTGCCCGCGGAATGGCTGACCGCCGCCGACTTCGACTCGGCGGATGCCGCCCGGGCCGCGTACCTGGAGCACCTGTCGGCCCGGATGACCCGCACCGCGGACTGGCTGCCGCAGGGGAGCGCGGCATGA
- a CDS encoding winged helix DNA-binding domain-containing protein encodes MTRELTASEALDLRMTSLLLRAHPSARPGGVADVVEWFGAMQAQDLASGLWSLGARLPGRTIVDVQAALERREALRTWPMRGTVHLIPPADTRWMLELTGVRSLAGAATRRVQLGLTDADADRAVDVLGAALVGGGRLTRAQCLEALRAAGVATDGQRGYHLLWFASVRGVTCVAPNIGTEQTFALLDEWAPEQRHLDRDEALALLAHRYARGHGPVTAREFAGWSGLTLTDARRGLAAAADVLHTVRVDDEPMHVDAALADIALADARTPLDDVLALPGFDEYLLGYRDRTLMLDPAHQAAVVPGNNGIFQATVVRAGRVVGVWKRKVGRSAVTVTIQPLTTLDAAARARVEQALGRYADFLGLPGRYDWLA; translated from the coding sequence ATGACCAGGGAACTCACGGCATCCGAGGCGCTCGATCTGCGGATGACGAGCCTGCTGTTGCGGGCGCACCCGAGCGCCCGACCCGGTGGCGTCGCCGACGTGGTCGAGTGGTTCGGCGCGATGCAGGCGCAGGATCTGGCGAGTGGCCTGTGGTCGTTGGGCGCCCGGCTGCCGGGGCGGACCATCGTCGACGTGCAGGCGGCGCTGGAGCGCCGCGAGGCTCTGCGCACGTGGCCGATGCGCGGCACCGTGCACCTCATCCCACCCGCCGACACCCGCTGGATGCTGGAGCTGACCGGCGTCCGCTCGCTGGCGGGCGCGGCGACCCGCCGGGTGCAGCTCGGGCTCACCGACGCGGACGCGGACCGGGCGGTGGACGTGCTCGGCGCCGCCTTGGTCGGCGGGGGCCGGCTCACCCGAGCGCAGTGCCTGGAGGCCCTTCGCGCGGCCGGGGTGGCGACCGACGGTCAGCGCGGCTACCACCTGCTGTGGTTTGCGAGTGTGCGCGGGGTGACCTGCGTGGCACCGAACATCGGCACCGAGCAGACCTTCGCTCTGCTCGACGAGTGGGCGCCCGAGCAACGCCACCTGGATCGGGACGAGGCGCTGGCCCTGCTCGCCCACCGCTACGCCCGCGGGCACGGGCCGGTCACCGCCCGCGAGTTCGCCGGCTGGAGCGGCCTCACCCTGACCGACGCGCGGCGCGGGCTGGCCGCCGCCGCCGACGTGCTGCACACGGTACGGGTCGACGACGAGCCGATGCACGTCGACGCGGCGCTGGCCGACATCGCGTTGGCCGACGCGCGGACACCGCTGGACGACGTGCTGGCGCTGCCCGGCTTCGATGAGTACCTGCTCGGCTACCGGGACCGCACGCTGATGCTCGACCCGGCGCACCAGGCGGCCGTGGTGCCGGGCAACAACGGCATCTTCCAGGCCACGGTGGTCCGCGCCGGGCGGGTGGTGGGAGTGTGGAAGCGCAAGGTCGGCCGGTCCGCGGTCACGGTGACGATCCAACCGCTGACGACGCTGGACGCCGCCGCGCGCGCCCGGGTGGAGCAGGCGTTGGGGCGGTACGCCGATTTCCTCGGGCTGCCTGGCCGCTACGACTGGTTGGCCTGA
- a CDS encoding ABC transporter ATP-binding protein, which translates to MADIVLDKVSKSFPDGTVAVQDVDLEIADGEFVILVGPSGCGKSTTLNMIAGLEDISSGELRIAGQRVNDKAPRDRDIAMVFQSYALYPNMTVRENMAFPLRLAKLDKETINQKVDEAAKVLELVPLLDRKPANLSGGQRQRVAMGRAIVRQPKAFLMDEPLSNLDAKLRVQMRTVVSRLQKKLGTTTVYVTHDQTEAMTLGDRVVIMRGGAVQQVGAPQELYDHPRNLFVAGFIGSPSMNFLHAAVQDGGLHTALGDVPLGDRVRRELEAADAPRELILGIRPEHFEDAELVDEDTRRRGIEFEAPVDIVESMGSDKYVYFTVEGERASAAELEELAADAGAADFAGAGGNLVTRLSAESPVVEGQSRRVWFNLEKIHLFDPTNGRNLTLHEGRAAGALAD; encoded by the coding sequence ATGGCTGACATCGTGCTCGACAAGGTGAGCAAGAGTTTCCCGGACGGGACCGTCGCCGTGCAGGACGTCGACCTGGAGATCGCCGACGGCGAGTTCGTGATCCTGGTCGGGCCCTCGGGCTGCGGTAAGTCCACCACCCTCAACATGATCGCCGGTTTGGAGGACATCAGCTCCGGTGAGCTGCGCATCGCCGGGCAGCGCGTCAACGACAAGGCTCCCCGGGACCGGGACATCGCCATGGTGTTCCAGTCGTACGCGCTCTACCCGAACATGACCGTGCGGGAGAACATGGCGTTCCCGCTGCGGCTGGCGAAGCTGGACAAGGAGACCATCAACCAGAAGGTCGACGAGGCGGCGAAGGTGCTGGAGCTGGTTCCGCTGCTCGACCGCAAACCGGCCAACCTCTCCGGTGGGCAGCGCCAACGGGTCGCGATGGGGCGGGCGATCGTCCGCCAGCCGAAGGCGTTCCTGATGGACGAGCCGCTGTCCAACCTCGACGCCAAGCTGCGGGTGCAGATGCGCACGGTGGTGTCCCGGTTGCAGAAGAAGCTCGGCACCACCACCGTCTACGTCACCCACGACCAGACCGAGGCGATGACCCTCGGCGACCGGGTGGTGATCATGCGCGGCGGCGCAGTGCAGCAGGTCGGCGCTCCACAGGAGCTCTACGACCACCCGCGAAACCTCTTCGTGGCCGGCTTCATCGGTTCGCCCTCGATGAACTTCCTGCACGCCGCCGTCCAGGACGGCGGGCTGCACACCGCACTGGGCGACGTGCCGCTCGGCGACCGGGTACGCCGCGAGCTGGAGGCAGCGGACGCACCCCGCGAGCTGATCCTCGGCATCCGCCCCGAGCACTTCGAGGACGCCGAGCTGGTCGACGAGGACACCCGCCGCCGGGGCATCGAGTTCGAGGCGCCCGTGGACATCGTCGAGTCGATGGGCTCGGACAAGTACGTCTACTTCACCGTGGAGGGGGAGCGGGCCAGCGCCGCCGAGCTGGAGGAGTTGGCCGCCGACGCCGGTGCGGCCGACTTCGCCGGTGCCGGCGGCAACCTCGTCACCCGGTTGTCCGCCGAGTCACCGGTGGTCGAGGGGCAGTCGCGCCGGGTCTGGTTCAACCTGGAGAAGATCCACCTGTTCGACCCGACCAACGGCCGCAACCTGACCCTGCACGAGGGCCGGGCGGCCGGCGCGCTCGCCGACTGA
- a CDS encoding carbohydrate ABC transporter permease, producing MAVETTTRAKLRWGLLDVLVVVFAMVPVLWIASLSFKTPATLTDGNFIPREWTLDNYRTIFETDQFVRALVNSIGIALIATLIAVVLGAMAAYAISRLDFPGKRLLVGVSLLIAMFPQVSLVSPLFEIERQLKIFDTWPGLILPYITFALPLAIYTLSAFFKQIPWDLEKAAKMDGATQGQAFRRVIAPLAAPGLFTTAILVFIFCWNDFLFAISLTSTERSRTVPAALSFFTGASQFEDPTGAICAAAVVITVPIILFVLFFQRRIVSGLTSGAVKG from the coding sequence ATGGCTGTCGAAACCACCACTCGGGCGAAGCTGCGCTGGGGTCTGCTGGACGTCCTCGTGGTCGTCTTCGCGATGGTCCCGGTGCTGTGGATCGCGTCGCTGTCGTTCAAGACGCCGGCCACCCTCACCGACGGGAACTTCATCCCCCGGGAGTGGACGCTGGACAACTACCGGACCATCTTCGAGACCGACCAGTTCGTTCGGGCGCTGGTCAACTCGATCGGCATCGCGTTGATCGCCACGCTGATCGCGGTGGTGCTCGGCGCGATGGCCGCGTACGCGATCAGCCGGCTGGACTTCCCCGGCAAGCGGTTGCTGGTCGGCGTCTCCCTGCTCATCGCGATGTTCCCGCAGGTGTCGCTGGTGTCGCCGCTGTTCGAGATCGAGCGTCAGCTCAAGATCTTCGACACCTGGCCCGGGCTGATCCTGCCGTACATCACCTTCGCGTTGCCGCTGGCGATCTACACGCTGTCGGCGTTCTTCAAGCAGATCCCCTGGGATCTGGAAAAAGCGGCGAAGATGGACGGCGCCACCCAGGGGCAGGCGTTCCGGCGGGTGATCGCTCCGCTGGCCGCGCCCGGGTTGTTCACCACGGCGATTCTGGTCTTCATCTTCTGCTGGAACGACTTCCTGTTCGCCATCTCGCTGACCTCCACCGAGCGGTCACGCACCGTGCCGGCCGCGCTGTCGTTCTTCACCGGCGCGTCGCAGTTCGAGGACCCCACCGGGGCGATCTGTGCCGCCGCCGTGGTGATCACCGTTCCGATCATCCTGTTCGTCCTCTTCTTCCAGCGTCGCATCGTGTCCGGCCTGACCTCCGGCGCAGTCAAGGGATAG
- a CDS encoding carbohydrate ABC transporter permease: MSTNAAPTGAEAAVEKTGQRASVPTQRGGRRKPPLSENKKAERKLGLLLCAPAALVMVLVTAYPIIYSFWLSLQRYDLRFPDQREFIGLENYVTVLSNEFWWTAFGVTTLITVVTVAVELVLGMGLAIIMHRTLVGRGLVRTSALIPYGIVTVVAAFSWRYAWTPGTGYLADLFSDGAPLTERASALAIIMLAEIWKTTPFMALLLMAGLALVPEDLLKAASTDGATAWQKFTKVMLPVMKPAILVALLFRTLDAFRVFDNIFVLTAGGNETSSVSMLAYNNLLRGLNLGIGSTMSVLIFITVAIIAFVFVKLFGTAAPGSDDGERR; the protein is encoded by the coding sequence ATGAGCACCAACGCCGCGCCGACCGGTGCCGAGGCCGCCGTCGAGAAGACCGGCCAGCGGGCAAGCGTGCCCACCCAACGCGGCGGCCGCCGTAAGCCGCCGTTGAGCGAGAACAAGAAGGCCGAACGCAAGCTCGGCCTGCTGCTCTGCGCGCCCGCCGCGCTCGTCATGGTCCTGGTGACCGCGTACCCGATCATCTATTCGTTCTGGCTGTCGTTGCAGCGCTACGACCTGCGTTTCCCCGACCAGCGCGAGTTCATCGGGCTGGAGAACTACGTCACCGTTCTCAGCAACGAGTTCTGGTGGACCGCGTTCGGGGTGACAACGCTGATCACGGTGGTCACCGTGGCCGTCGAGCTGGTGCTCGGCATGGGTCTGGCGATCATCATGCACCGCACCCTGGTCGGTCGCGGCCTGGTCCGGACCTCGGCGCTCATCCCGTACGGGATCGTCACGGTGGTCGCCGCGTTCTCCTGGCGGTACGCCTGGACGCCCGGCACCGGCTACCTGGCCGACCTGTTCAGTGACGGCGCGCCGCTCACCGAGCGGGCCAGCGCCCTGGCGATCATCATGCTCGCGGAGATCTGGAAGACCACCCCGTTCATGGCACTGCTGCTGATGGCCGGGCTGGCGCTGGTGCCGGAGGACCTGCTCAAGGCGGCCTCCACCGACGGCGCGACCGCCTGGCAGAAGTTCACGAAGGTGATGCTGCCGGTGATGAAGCCGGCGATCCTGGTCGCGCTGCTGTTCCGCACGCTGGACGCGTTCCGGGTCTTCGACAACATCTTCGTGCTGACCGCCGGAGGTAACGAGACGTCGTCGGTGTCGATGCTCGCCTACAACAACCTGCTCCGGGGTCTCAACCTCGGCATCGGCTCGACGATGTCGGTGCTGATCTTCATCACCGTGGCGATCATCGCCTTCGTCTTCGTGAAGCTGTTCGGCACCGCTGCCCCCGGCAGCGACGACGGGGAGAGGCGCTGA
- a CDS encoding ABC transporter substrate-binding protein — protein MTDPETARHRRRPIVRLGAAAAALALVAPLAACGADDAGGPPTLNLYYPPEQNLQKVVDDCNAQAQGRYEIAYRVLPRQADDQRVQMVRRLAAEDTGMDLLGLDVTWTQEFASADWIREWTGQDKAEVEQGTLAGPLETARYEDKLYAAPKNTNVQLLWYRKDLVPQPPTTWDQMISAAQQLKDQGKPYQVLTMGAQYEGLVVLYNTLAESAGGKILNDDGTKAVMDDGTVRALDQLRRFATSGVTSPSFSNATEDPVRLEFQSGAGAFQVNWPFVYPALQEANPELAKQVGWARIPGIDGGTPSKVTIGGVNLAVSSYSKHPELSFEAARCIRSAEHQKFSAINDGVPPTIEAVYDEPEMTEAYPMKDTILEELKDPATRPLTPAYQSISTVMSAILSPPSGIRPQQTADELRDAIADALQSKGVLP, from the coding sequence GCTCAACCTGTACTACCCACCCGAGCAGAACCTGCAGAAGGTCGTCGACGACTGCAACGCGCAGGCCCAGGGGCGGTACGAGATCGCCTACCGGGTGCTGCCCCGGCAGGCCGACGACCAGCGGGTGCAGATGGTGCGCCGGTTGGCCGCCGAGGACACCGGGATGGACCTGCTCGGCCTGGACGTGACCTGGACCCAGGAATTCGCCAGCGCCGACTGGATCCGCGAGTGGACCGGCCAGGACAAGGCCGAGGTCGAACAGGGCACCCTCGCCGGGCCGCTGGAGACCGCCCGCTACGAAGACAAGCTGTACGCGGCGCCGAAGAACACCAACGTCCAACTGCTCTGGTACCGCAAGGACCTGGTGCCCCAGCCACCGACGACCTGGGACCAGATGATCAGCGCGGCCCAGCAGTTGAAGGACCAGGGCAAGCCGTACCAGGTGCTCACCATGGGCGCCCAGTACGAGGGTCTGGTCGTCCTCTACAACACCCTGGCCGAGAGCGCCGGTGGAAAGATCCTCAACGACGACGGCACGAAGGCCGTGATGGACGACGGCACGGTTCGGGCGCTGGATCAGCTCCGGCGCTTCGCCACGTCGGGCGTGACCTCACCGTCGTTCAGCAACGCCACCGAGGACCCGGTCCGGCTGGAGTTCCAGTCCGGCGCGGGGGCGTTCCAGGTGAACTGGCCGTTCGTCTACCCGGCACTGCAGGAGGCGAACCCGGAGCTGGCCAAGCAGGTCGGCTGGGCCCGGATCCCCGGCATCGACGGGGGCACCCCCAGCAAGGTCACCATCGGTGGGGTCAACCTGGCGGTCAGCTCCTACTCCAAGCACCCGGAACTCTCCTTCGAGGCCGCCCGGTGCATCCGTAGCGCCGAGCACCAGAAGTTCTCCGCCATCAACGACGGCGTGCCGCCCACCATCGAGGCGGTCTACGACGAGCCGGAGATGACCGAGGCGTACCCGATGAAGGACACCATCCTGGAGGAGCTGAAGGACCCGGCGACCCGTCCGCTGACCCCGGCCTACCAGAGCATCTCCACGGTGATGTCGGCAATCCTGTCCCCGCCGTCGGGCATCCGTCCGCAGCAGACCGCGGACGAGCTGCGCGACGCCATCGCCGACGCCCTCCAGTCGAAGGGTGTGCTTCCATGA